The following are from one region of the Aspergillus chevalieri M1 DNA, chromosome 1, nearly complete sequence genome:
- a CDS encoding NRAMP family metal ion transporter (COG:P;~EggNog:ENOG410PIE8;~InterPro:IPR001046;~PFAM:PF01566;~TransMembrane:9 (i160-179o199-220i232-256o268-290i384-409o429-454i475-493o505-524i554-578o);~go_component: GO:0016020 - membrane [Evidence IEA];~go_function: GO:0046873 - metal ion transmembrane transporter activity [Evidence IEA];~go_process: GO:0030001 - metal ion transport [Evidence IEA]), translating to MNCPSRTDETLEHPDWNQNPSPLNPDITTRNDFNGFANSKVHRKHASGVGVNPGEGTMVIESQQIQQRSKTDPEKEKTTGEVVTAASGTCEQQPETDSGPPRRSFYKKISNFSISSCFQDVIRSIVKFSRFVGPGFLVAVAYIDPGNYSTDVAAGAQYQYALLFIVLVANLFAVYLQSLCVKLGTVTGLNLAENCKEHLPKWMVIILYIFSEAAIVATDIAEVIGSAIALNLLLNIPLVAGCAITLADVLFLLIFYRPNGAMWGLRLFELFVMALVLGVVVCFCIQLALIKDQSVGHVLRGYVPSSAVVQSQGLYQSCGILGATVMPHSLFLGSGVVQARLKDFDVTQGYVDASVPLGSNGGEVEYRPSFAAIRSCMKYSIIELTLSLFTFALFVNSAILIVAGAALYGKPGADEADLWGIHDLLSDSIAPAAGLIFALALLLSGISAGIVCTMAGQMVSEGMLNWSIRPWLRRVITRSISIVPSIIIAAAVGKKGLDKTLNASQVVLSVILPFVTAPLIYFTCRNRYMTVPTDRTVHGEGHPQPEGVGMRNNILMCILGVIIWLIIAVMNVALLVLIGMGKAS from the exons ATGAATTGCCCCTCCAGAACCGACGAAACCCTCGAACACCCCGACTGGAACCAGAATCCGTCCCCTTTGAACCCCGACATTACCACACGCAACGACTTCAACGGCTTCGCCAACTCAAAGGTCCATAGGAAACATGCGTCTGGGGTGGGAGTTAATCCCGGGGAGGGAACAATGGTGATTGAATCCCAGCAGATTCAACAACGGAGCAAGACAGATCctgagaaagaaaaaaccACCGGCGAAGTGGTCACTGCCGCCTCTGGGACCTGTGAACAACAGCCCGAGACGGACAGCGGACCACCTCGCCGTTCTTTCTACAAGAAAATTTCCAACTTCTCCATCTCATCTTGTTTCCAAGATGTCATTCGGAGTATAGTCAAGTTTTCCCGCTTCGTGGGCCCAGGCTTTTTGGTCGCTGTGGCTTATATCGATCCGGGAAACTATTCCACCGACGTTGCTGCCGGTGCGCAGTACCAGTACGCCTTGCTCTTCATTGTTTTGGTTGCCAATCTCTTCGCCGTTTACCTGCAGTCATTGTGCGTCAAACTGGGAACAGTAACTGGGCTGAATTTAGCGGAGAATTGCAAAGAACATCTTCCAAAATGGATGGTTATCATCCTTTATATCTTCTCAGAGGCTGCCATTGTTGCTACTGATATTGCGGAG GTCATTGGATCAGCCATTGCGCTTAATCTCCTTCTCAATATCCCGTTGGTAGCAGGATGTGCAATTACACTTGCGGATGTGCTTTTCCTTCTTATATTCTACAGGCCCAATGGTGCCATGTGGGGTCTACGGTTGTTCGAACTCTTTGTCATGGCTTTGGTCCTCGGGGTCGTGGTTTGCTTTTGCATTCAACTCGCCCTGATTAAGGATCAATCTGTTGGGCACGTACTTAGAGGTTATGTGCCATCTTCTGCCGTGGTCCAGTCACAAGG CCTCTATCAGAGTTGTGGCATCCTCGGAGCTACGGTGATGCCGCATTCCTTGTTTCTGGGGAGCGGTGTTGTCCAAGCACGTCTGAAGGATTTTGATGTGACACAAGGTTATGTGGACGCTTCAGTCCCGTTAGGAAGCAATGGCGGAGAGGTGGAATATCGTCCCTCCTTTGCGGCAATCCGAAGCTGCATGAAGTATTCCATCATTGAACTGACTTTATCACTTTTCACATTCGCGCTTTTCGTCAACAGTGCGATTCTCATAGTCGCAGGTGCTGCGTTATACGGGAAGCCCGGAGCTGACGAGGCTGACCTTTGGGGAATTCATGATTTGCTCTCTGACTCTATCGCTCCTGCTGCAGGGTTGATTTTTGCCCTAGCCCTGCTTCTCTCCGGTATATCAGCGGGCATCGTGTGCACCATGGCCGGACAGATGGTCAGTGAAGGTATGCTGAATTGGAGCATCCGGCCCTGGCTTCGGAGGGTTATTACCCGTTCGATCAGCATCGTTCCCAGCATTATCATCGCTGCGGCAGTGGGTAAAAAAGGGTTGGATAAGACCCTGAACGCAAGTCAAGTGGTGCTAAGTGTCATTCTTCCATTTGTCACTGCGCCTTTGATCTACTTTACGTGCCGGAACCGATACATGACCGTCCCTACGGATCGAACTGTTCATGGCGAAGGTCATCCCCAGCCGGAGGGAGTGGGGATGAGAAATAATATTCTTATGTGTATCCTTGGTGTCATTATATGGCTGATCATTGCAGTCATGAACGTAGCTTTGCTGGTTCTAATCGGAATGGGCAAAGCTTCTTAA
- a CDS encoding putative SNF7 family protein (Cta1) (BUSCO:EOG09264OXC;~COG:U;~EggNog:ENOG410PKYZ;~InterPro:IPR005024;~PFAM:PF03357;~go_process: GO:0007034 - vacuolar transport [Evidence IEA]), whose amino-acid sequence MNRLFGTKNTTPKPTLEGAISNVDNRISSLDVKLAALNSELSTYQAKISKMRDGPGKNALRQKALKVLQRRKQYEAQRDQLSQQSWNMEQAGMMQDNLKNTMTTVDAMKTTTKTLKKQYGKVDIDQIERLQDEMADLMDVGNEIQESLSRAYDVPEDVDEADLDAELEALGEETMFESSMGESAMPGFLQDEVAPPQFVDEPPEEAKVKEPAGGAA is encoded by the exons ATGAATCGATTATTCGGAACAAAGAACACGACACCAAAGCCGACGCTTGAAGGTGCCATTTCAAAC GTAGACAACCGCATCTCCAGCCTCGATGTAAAACTCGCCGCCCTAAACTCCGAACTCTCAACCTACCAAGCCAAAATCTCCAAGATGCGCGACGGCCCAGGCAAAAATGCTCTCCGCCAAAAAGCCCTCAAAGTTCTCCAACGCCGCAAACAATACGAAGCGCAGCGCGACCAACTCTCGCAGCAGTCCTGGAATATGGAGCAGGCGGGGATGATGCAGGATAATTTGAAGAATACGATGACGACGGTGGATGCAATGAAGACGACGACTAAGACGCTAAAGAAGCAGTATGGTAAGGTGGATATTGATCAGATTGAACGGTTGCAGGATGAGATGGCGGACTTGATGGATGTGGGGAATGAGATTCAGGAGAGTCTCTCGAGGGCGTATGATGTGCCTGAGGATGTGGATGAGGCGGATTTGGATGCGGAATTGGAAGCATTAGGGGAGGAGACGATGTTTGAGAGCTCGATGGGGGAGAGTGCGATGCCTGGCTTTTTGCAGGATGAGGTCGCGCCGCCGCAGTTTGTTGATGAGCCGCCGGAGGAGGCTAAGGTGAAGGAGCCTGCTGGCGGGGCAGCATGA